TGATAAATGGACCTCGCTTTTTGATGGCAAATCACTCGACGGCTGGCAAAAGGTGGGTGGCGACGACAGTCACTGGGAAGTCGAAGATGGCGAGATCCGTGGCTCGGGAAATGCATCGATGCTGGTATCAACGACCGGCCCGTACAAAAACTTCCGTTATCGGGTGGAGATGAAGATCAACGATCACGGCAACTCCGGTTTGTATTTTCATACCACGGAGAAACCTGGGTTCCTGGACGGCTACGAAGCCCAGGTCAACAGTAGCCACACCGATCCGATCCGCACCGGATCGCTCTACGGTATGTGTCACGTCTACCACGAACTCGTCAAACCCGATACTTGGTTCACTTACGAAATCGACGTCAAAGCAGACAATTGGCGCGGACGGGATATGCTGCGGATCAAATTCATCGTCGATGGCAAGGAGCTTTATGAGTACCTCGACTTTGAACAGACTTTCAAAGAAGGCTACTTCGCGTTCCAGCAGCACGATCCTGGAAGCAAAGTCAGCATCCGCAAAGTCGAAGTCATGCCGCTGCAATAAGCAGCGTTCCGACGGAAATTGCTGAGTCGGCCGTACCCTCGTAACGGCCGCACGCTCGCGGCGATCGCAACCGCCGCTTGACCATTCATCCAGACGGCTTCGTCCGTCTGAGCTGGACCACGTCCGCATTTCTTGCGTCGGGCGGAGCGATCGGTCGCCCGGTCCTTATCTTGTCTCGATTTGCGAAATCCCCCTCACAAGTGCTGTTTGTGACCTAGGATCAACTAAGATGCCCAGGATCGCCGGGTGGATGGTGGAATATTCTGCAGAGAATTTGCGCCTCAACTGCCTCTGAGATCCCGCCCAGCTTCTTGCCCCAGCTTTACTTCATCTGCCTTTGACCAAAGGGATAGCTCCCATGCTCTTGCAAATCACTGATTCCTACATGACCGATGGAATTATCGTGTTCATTGTCGGGGCCATTCTCGTGATCCTCTTCATCCTCGTCATGATGAAGCACTACTACATCAAGGTGGGCCCCGATCAAGCGATCGTGAAGTCAGGGCGTGGCGGGGTAGAGGCTGTGTGCGGTCAAGGGATGTTCATCATCCCGCTGGTCCATCAGTACGAATTCATGGACTTGACGCTCAAGAGCTTTGAAATTCATCGGGAAGGTAGCGCCGGGTTGATCTGCCGCGACAATATACGCGCCGACATTAAGGTCGCTTTCTTCATCCGTGTCGCCAATTCTCCAGCGGAGATGAAAGAGGTGGCTGAAGCGATCGGGGCGAAACGCTGCAGCCAAATCGAAACGCTTCGCGAACTCTTTGATGCCAAGTTCAGTGAAGCGCTCAAGACGGTCGGCAAGCATTTTGACTTTATCGATCTGTACGATCAACGCGACAAATTTAAGGATCAGATTCTCAAGGTCATTGGAACGGACCTAAACGGATACCGGCTCGACGATGCGGCTATCGATTACCTGGAACAGACACCGCTGGAGATGCTCAGCCCGAGCAATATTCTCGACGCGGAAGGGATCAAGAAGATCACCGAGCTGACCTCGATGGAGAAGGTCAAGGAAAACCAATTCACTCGCGACCGCGAGAAGACGCTCAAGAAACAAGATGTTGAGGCGCAGGAAACCATTCTCTCTCTCGAGCGGCAGCGCGTCGAAGCGGTCGAGAAACAATCTCGCGAGATCGCTGAGATTACCGCTCGCGAACAAGCCGCAGCGACCAAGGTGCAGCAGGAGCAACGGCTCGAAGCCGAACGCGCACGCATTCAGACAGAAGAGGAGATTGGCGTCGCCGAAGAGAACAAGGCTCGTCAAGTCTTGGTCGCCCAACGCAATAAAGAGAAAACGGACGCGGTCGAACAAGAACGTGTCACCCGTGATCGCGACCTCGAGGCAACCGAACGTTTACGCGTCGTCGGTGTCGCCGAAGTTGAAAAAGAAAAGGCAATCGAAGTTGAACGACGCAACATTCAAGAAGTGATTCGGGAACGCGTGGCCGTTGAACGGTCGGTCGTTGAAGAACAACAGCGAATCAAGGATACCGAAGAGTTTGCCACCGCCGATCGTGCCAAGAAGGTTCAGATTACCGCGGCTGAAATGAAAGCAGAAGAAGAGCGAATCCGGCAAACGAAGTTGGCACAGGCGGAGAAGGAATCGAGCGAGTTGATCGCGGAGAAAGTTCGTATCGAAGCCGAAGCGAATCGAGATGCTGCCGAGAAACAAACCGCCGCTAAGAAGATGCTCGCGGAAGCCGAAACCGCACAATCAGCGGCGATTGGGTTGGCCGAAGCTCAAGTCCAAGAGGCGAAAGCCGCATCGCTGGAGAAAGAGGGTCTCGCCGAAGCCAAGGTGTCACGCGAGAAGTACAGCTCCGAAGCGACCGGTATCACCGAGAAAGCCGAGGCGATGAAGAAACTCGATGGGGTCGGCAAAGAACACGAAGAGTTCAAACTTGCTCTGGCCAAGGAGAAGGACGTGGAAATCGCAGCCATCGATGCTCAACGCGGTATCGCCGAGAGCCAAGCAAGCGTGATCGGGGACGCCCTGCGTGCCGCACGTATCGATATCGTCGGTGGCGATGGCGAGTTCTTCAACCAAATCACCTCGGCGGTCAAGGGCGGCAAGGCCATCGACCGATTTGTCTACAACAGCAAGGTTGCCACCGATATTAAGGACACCTTCTTTGATGGCAACGCAGACTACTTTCGTACCCAAGTCCAAGACCTGATCGGTCAATTCGGACTCGATACCGATGGTGTCAAGGACCTGTCGATCGCCGCGCTGATCGCCAAGATGCTGGGCATGGCGTCGACAGATGAAGCACGAAACCAACTGACCAGTTTGCTCAATATCGCAGCGACGGCAAATGTCACCGAGCAAAAAGCGGGACGCCTGTTGGCTCGACCCAGCGGCAAGGATGAAACTACCGTCGCGGCCACGCAGGTCAAGAAAGTCAAACCGACCGCCAAAGGTTAATCGGTAAGCCATTACCATGACTGATACACAACTCGCCGGCGGCACCTACGAAATTCTCCGCAATCGCCTGAACGAATCTGCAGGCGATCTGCGGACGCGGTTGGGAGAACTCAACGCCGACCGCAGTGAGGTGTTCGGCAACATCGAAACACGGCTGATCGCGACCCAGCGAATCACGACCGAGCACAACTGTATCGCTCGTGACATCGTTTCGATTGGTGACCACTTCGTATTCGGGTACAACGTTCAGTTCGGTCTCAAGACAGAGATTCATCTGCCCGATGTGTTCGCGATCTACCGCATGGAGGCTCACGAGTTTCATCGGGAATCGCTCGACCTGATCAGCGATCCCAAGTTTGTTCGCGATTTTGAGGAACTCTATCGGTTCTATAAAGGCACCACGTTTCTACGGTTTTTCGTTGCCGGTCCGATTCTCCACATGGTGTTTCAGGTCGGCAGAACGGCCAGCGACATCAAATCGTTCAAGTGGCGGGTCGTCAATGGCGATGTGGAATACATTGACAATCGCAGCGATCATGAAGTCCGTCGTCCCGACCAACATGCCTTCGCCTGGCAACGGGCCACGCGCGACATGCATCGCTATGGAGACCACCCCCATATCTCGATCGAAGATCGGGTGTTCGTCGAAACCGTCGGTGGCGACCTGACCATCAAGGTCGAGAACAACACCGCCAGTGGTGAGGGTATCTACGCCGAACCGGTCGACAATCCTGATCAAAAACTCGACGATGCCGAAACCTACTACGCGATCGTGGGCAATTTGGTATTGCTCAAGATCAAACCCTATCAGGAGAACGCATTCCGGTACATCGTCTTCAGCGGCAAGGTCAACCAAGCGGTCCGACTGGACGAGATCCAGCACGCCTGTGTGATGCTGCCGGGCGACCAAGGCTTGATCTTTCCCGGTGGATACTATTTGCAATCGGGCGAATTCAAACGCTTTGATCATGGGCTGGCGGATATGCGTTACGAGCGCACGATTGCGTCGCCCAACGGCGAAGACTATCTCTATCTATTCAGCAATCTTGACCAAGGCACCTACGTTCAGCTGAGATACAACCAGATCCGCCAAAATGTCGATACACCGCTGGTGTGTCATGGACAGACCTTCTTCGAAGCCGGCGAGATGGTGTGTTTCAAAGGAAACCAGTCGCCCCAAAAACACCATCCGATTCAGATTTGGCAGACGCCCTTCGTCAGTGACGACTTCTTGCCACCACACCAAACCGACTCGATGCTGTTCAAGATCGGTAACAAAGAACTTGTTCGCGGCATGGCTGAGTGCAGCGAAGTGTTGCAGCTCATTGAAAAGGACGATAGCTACGACAGTTTATATCAGGATCTCGTCAAGAAATCGGGCGATATCCTTGATAGCTACTTCTGGATTGACAAACCCGAAACGCATCACCTCGACAAACCGCTCGGCGAAATCCGTGGTACCGCAACTGCTGCGATCGAAGAGTTTGAGAAGGTTACTCGAGTCCGCAGTGAAACCAAACGACGAACCGAACAAGTTCAAACTGCGATCGAGCAAACGCTTAAAGAGGTCGAGCGATCCCGTTTTGAATCAATCAATGACTTTGTCGCTGCCCTGACGCGATTGCGCGAGCACCGGGGGCATGCCATCACGCTCGGCGATCTGAAGTTCGCCGATGTTCCGCTCGCCGAAAATCTCGAAACTCAACTCACCGATGCGACGACCCGGCTGAGTCGCCGCTGTGTGGAGTTCCTGCTCACGTCCGATTCGCTCGCTCCCTACCATTCCGCCATCGCAGCGGCGGACGCTAAAGTTGCCGCAGTCGACAGCGTCTCAAACGCTAAAGAGCTCGAATCGGAAATTGATACCGCCGCATCGGAACTCGAGTTGCTCACCGAGACGGTTAGCAATTTACGGATTGACGATGCCACTCAACGCACCGACATCATCGACGCCATTGGCGACGTTTTCGCGATGGTCAACCGTGTTCGCAGCGCGCTGAAAAACCGCCGCCGTGATCTGGTCGGGATCGAGGGGCGAGCTGAGTTTGCATCTCAAATGAAATTGTTGCAGCAATCGACAGCAGGCTATCTCGACGTCTGTGACACGCCGGCACGCTGTGACGAGTACATGACCAAAGTGATGGTGAGTCTGGAGGAGCTCGAAGGTCGCTTCGCCGAGTTTGATGAGTTCATCGAGACGTTGGCTGAACGCCGTGAAGAGATTTACACCGCGTTTGAATCACGCAAAGTTTCGCTGCTTGAGAAACGCAACCAACGGGCGGAATCGTTGGCGTCAGCTGCGGATCGGATTCTAAAAGGAATCGCCTCACGCGTCACGGCCATGGAATCGAGCGATGCGATCGCATCGTATTTTGCAGGCGATTTGATGGTTGCCAAAATCCGCAGCTTAATCGATGAACTCGACGAGCTTGGTGATGCCGTTCGTGTCGGCGATCTACAAGGCCGACTGAAAGTCATCCGAGAAGACGCCACGCGAGGGCTCAAGGACCGG
This genomic window from Allorhodopirellula heiligendammensis contains:
- a CDS encoding 3-keto-disaccharide hydrolase, with the translated sequence MTRLFQRSFCCIATLALLCGGSVSAQEVDKWTSLFDGKSLDGWQKVGGDDSHWEVEDGEIRGSGNASMLVSTTGPYKNFRYRVEMKINDHGNSGLYFHTTEKPGFLDGYEAQVNSSHTDPIRTGSLYGMCHVYHELVKPDTWFTYEIDVKADNWRGRDMLRIKFIVDGKELYEYLDFEQTFKEGYFAFQQHDPGSKVSIRKVEVMPLQ
- a CDS encoding flotillin family protein; this encodes MLLQITDSYMTDGIIVFIVGAILVILFILVMMKHYYIKVGPDQAIVKSGRGGVEAVCGQGMFIIPLVHQYEFMDLTLKSFEIHREGSAGLICRDNIRADIKVAFFIRVANSPAEMKEVAEAIGAKRCSQIETLRELFDAKFSEALKTVGKHFDFIDLYDQRDKFKDQILKVIGTDLNGYRLDDAAIDYLEQTPLEMLSPSNILDAEGIKKITELTSMEKVKENQFTRDREKTLKKQDVEAQETILSLERQRVEAVEKQSREIAEITAREQAAATKVQQEQRLEAERARIQTEEEIGVAEENKARQVLVAQRNKEKTDAVEQERVTRDRDLEATERLRVVGVAEVEKEKAIEVERRNIQEVIRERVAVERSVVEEQQRIKDTEEFATADRAKKVQITAAEMKAEEERIRQTKLAQAEKESSELIAEKVRIEAEANRDAAEKQTAAKKMLAEAETAQSAAIGLAEAQVQEAKAASLEKEGLAEAKVSREKYSSEATGITEKAEAMKKLDGVGKEHEEFKLALAKEKDVEIAAIDAQRGIAESQASVIGDALRAARIDIVGGDGEFFNQITSAVKGGKAIDRFVYNSKVATDIKDTFFDGNADYFRTQVQDLIGQFGLDTDGVKDLSIAALIAKMLGMASTDEARNQLTSLLNIAATANVTEQKAGRLLARPSGKDETTVAATQVKKVKPTAKG